One genomic region from Candidatus Endomicrobiellum trichonymphae encodes:
- a CDS encoding ATP-binding cassette domain-containing protein — protein MSVLSGGEKARLSLAKIALQTPRLLLIDEITNNIDLETKEHVMQALKEYPGAMIIISHDSAFLENIGITHYYKL, from the coding sequence GTGTCCGTTTTATCCGGCGGCGAAAAAGCAAGATTATCACTTGCTAAAATAGCATTACAGACGCCAAGACTGCTGCTTATAGACGAGATTACAAATAACATTGATTTGGAAACAAAAGAACACGTTATGCAGGCATTGAAAGAATATCCCGGAGCAATGATAATAATTTCCCATGACAGCGCATTTCTGGAAAATATAGGAATTACGCATTACTATAAGTTATAG